In Cloacibacterium caeni, a single window of DNA contains:
- a CDS encoding IS1380 family transposase has protein sequence MKFELSFTNKEITPWGGMVFLKQMLDKIGFREQIEKCESLPVSLSNNSYKKEVLLESFITSIWCGANRFLHTEITRADKALGEIFDWRKTPAQDAYKRYFGKFTQHINQQVGHYFFSWFFQNLNLNYFTLDIDSSVITRYGEQEGAKKGYNPKKKGRNSHHPIIAFVNDVKMVANFWLRSGNTSSANNFVGFLEETLLNFGDKKVGLVRLDSGFFQKDIMDYLELKTLQYIIAAKFTHPIQHLIDQQDFWIKVDEGIEICDKYYQAKNWEKPRRIVIVRQKIAQRPNAAGRILSLFPEDEIHRNYRYSAYITNQEQSATDVWRTYRNRGDAENRIKELKADFGAESFNLKGFFPTEAALIFSMIAYNLMSIFRLFVLQEKTQKTLSTLRYRTFAIGAYFEKVGDTLKLKIALTKKRRKWFVGIWDYPIDLSQKISTA, from the coding sequence ATGAAATTCGAGCTATCCTTTACCAATAAAGAGATTACGCCTTGGGGAGGCATGGTGTTTTTAAAGCAAATGTTGGACAAAATCGGCTTTAGAGAGCAAATTGAAAAATGCGAATCTTTACCTGTGTCACTTTCCAATAATTCTTATAAAAAAGAAGTTTTGCTTGAATCTTTTATTACGAGTATTTGGTGTGGTGCCAATCGTTTTTTGCACACAGAAATTACCCGTGCAGATAAGGCTCTTGGGGAAATATTTGACTGGCGAAAGACCCCTGCTCAGGACGCATATAAACGCTATTTTGGCAAGTTTACACAACACATCAACCAGCAAGTTGGGCATTATTTTTTCAGTTGGTTTTTTCAGAATTTGAACCTCAATTATTTTACGTTAGACATTGATTCATCTGTAATTACTCGATACGGAGAGCAAGAGGGAGCAAAAAAAGGCTACAATCCTAAGAAAAAAGGAAGAAACAGCCATCATCCTATCATTGCATTTGTGAACGATGTAAAGATGGTCGCTAATTTTTGGCTCAGGAGCGGCAATACTTCTTCGGCAAATAATTTTGTAGGATTTTTAGAAGAAACACTCTTAAATTTTGGGGATAAGAAAGTAGGATTAGTTCGTTTGGATAGTGGTTTTTTCCAGAAAGACATTATGGATTATCTTGAATTAAAAACACTCCAATACATCATCGCTGCAAAATTTACTCACCCCATTCAACACTTGATAGACCAGCAAGATTTTTGGATAAAAGTTGATGAGGGCATCGAAATTTGCGACAAATATTATCAAGCAAAAAACTGGGAAAAGCCAAGAAGGATAGTCATTGTAAGGCAAAAAATAGCACAACGGCCGAATGCGGCAGGCCGAATATTAAGCCTGTTTCCGGAAGATGAAATCCATAGAAATTATCGCTATTCAGCCTATATTACCAACCAAGAACAATCGGCAACAGATGTTTGGAGAACGTACCGAAACAGAGGCGATGCAGAGAATCGAATCAAGGAATTAAAGGCAGATTTTGGAGCCGAAAGTTTTAACCTTAAAGGCTTTTTCCCTACAGAAGCTGCACTTATATTTTCGATGATTGCTTATAATCTGATGTCAATTTTCAGACTGTTTGTTCTTCAGGAAAAAACGCAGAAAACATTATCTACACTACGATATAGAACCTTTGCTATTGGAGCTTATTTTGAAAAAGTAGGTGACACACTCAAACTGAAGATTGCACTCACCAAAAAACGCAGAAAATGGTTCGTCGGAATTTGGGATTACCCCATAGACTTATCTCAAAAAATTTCAACTGCGTGA
- a CDS encoding cation transporting ATPase C-terminal domain-containing protein has product MAFSSLIVGNVFLILTSLSDTRNFVSVILENNKALVIISTIAFTLLFLTIGNPVLQKIFSFEYSGHQHFFTSIIGVVSVLFILEIIKLLRLKHPL; this is encoded by the coding sequence ATCGCATTTTCTTCATTAATTGTAGGAAATGTATTTCTCATTCTCACTTCATTGTCTGACACCCGAAATTTTGTTTCTGTGATTTTAGAGAATAATAAAGCTTTGGTCATCATTTCTACCATTGCTTTTACTTTACTTTTTTTAACGATTGGAAACCCTGTATTACAAAAGATTTTCAGTTTCGAATATTCCGGTCATCAACATTTTTTTACGTCTATTATAGGAGTGGTAAGTGTTTTGTTTATCCTTGAAATCATCAAATTATTAAGATTAAAACACCCATTGTAA
- a CDS encoding HNH endonuclease: MKRKLWSKEELILAFNLYLKTPFGKMHSTNKDVIYLAHLIGRTPNSVALRLVNFASVDPVLKARGIKGMDGGKKIVQPIWDEFFNNQEELIFLSEKILAEKENYTVEQKFEELFFDIKELKGEVKLREIKTRVNQNVFRQMVISNYTGKCAISGIDIPELLVASHIVPWSINEEERLNPENGICFSALYDKAFDKGLIGIDEQYKILLSKNIKKNKEAIYYDKYFAPLENQTLTLPQKYLPKKEFIQYHLDVIFQKI, translated from the coding sequence ATGAAACGAAAACTTTGGTCAAAAGAAGAGTTGATACTTGCATTTAATTTGTACTTAAAAACTCCTTTTGGAAAAATGCACAGTACAAATAAAGATGTGATTTATTTAGCTCATTTAATTGGTAGAACTCCAAATTCTGTAGCTTTACGTTTAGTAAATTTCGCAAGTGTAGATCCTGTTCTTAAAGCAAGAGGAATTAAAGGAATGGATGGAGGAAAAAAAATTGTTCAGCCAATTTGGGATGAGTTTTTTAACAATCAAGAAGAACTTATTTTTCTAAGTGAAAAAATTTTAGCAGAAAAAGAAAATTATACTGTTGAACAAAAATTTGAAGAACTATTTTTTGATATCAAAGAACTTAAAGGTGAAGTGAAATTAAGAGAAATTAAAACAAGAGTAAATCAAAATGTATTTAGGCAGATGGTAATTTCTAATTATACAGGTAAATGTGCTATTTCAGGAATTGATATTCCCGAGTTACTTGTAGCTAGCCACATCGTTCCTTGGTCAATAAATGAAGAAGAAAGATTAAACCCTGAAAACGGAATTTGTTTTTCTGCTTTATATGATAAGGCTTTTGATAAAGGATTAATAGGTATTGATGAGCAATATAAAATATTACTTTCTAAAAATATTAAGAAGAATAAAGAAGCGATTTATTATGATAAATATTTTGCCCCTTTAGAAAATCAAACTTTGACTTTACCACAAAAATATTTACCTAAAAAAGAATTTATACAGTATCATTTAGATGTTATATTTCAGAAAATTTAA
- a CDS encoding IS256 family transposase: MIDKEDLLNNKDFYKSFKNGEDLTSFFKQMHKRAVEHMLEAELDAHLDNEKHEKTTTGNYRNGHGTKKIKSSFGESEIKIPRDRESSFEPALVPKRHNIIEGLENIIISFYAKGMSVSDIEEQIREMYDFEVSTSTISRITDAVASEVVSWQNRPLEDLYLIVWMDGIVFKVRENSKVINKTIYLAVGLNRDGKKEVLGMWLGKNESSSFWMTVLTDLKARGVEDILITATDNLNGFTQTIRSIFPESQTQICVVHQIRNACKYVVWKDRKDFTADMKHIYNAPNKQAAEAALNDFAEKWESKYAYAIKSWRDNWDELTVFFDFPLEIRKIIYTTNLIENLNGKIRKYTKNKMSFPTDDAVLKSVFLALKEATKKWSMPIQNWGIVLNQFMLIFDKRLRL, from the coding sequence ATGATTGACAAAGAAGACTTATTAAACAACAAGGATTTCTACAAATCCTTTAAGAATGGAGAAGATTTAACCTCATTCTTTAAACAAATGCACAAACGAGCTGTAGAACACATGCTCGAAGCCGAACTTGATGCTCATCTCGACAACGAGAAACACGAAAAAACCACCACTGGAAACTATCGTAACGGACACGGAACCAAAAAGATAAAATCCTCATTTGGTGAATCTGAAATAAAAATTCCCAGAGATAGAGAAAGTAGTTTTGAACCAGCTCTAGTTCCTAAAAGACACAATATTATAGAAGGTTTAGAAAATATCATTATCTCCTTTTATGCTAAAGGAATGAGCGTGAGCGATATTGAGGAGCAAATTCGTGAGATGTACGATTTTGAAGTCTCTACTTCTACCATTTCTAGGATTACTGATGCAGTTGCAAGCGAAGTAGTGAGTTGGCAGAATAGACCATTAGAAGACCTTTATCTCATTGTTTGGATGGATGGAATTGTCTTTAAAGTTCGTGAAAACTCAAAAGTCATCAATAAAACCATCTATTTAGCGGTAGGTTTAAACCGTGATGGCAAGAAAGAAGTTCTCGGAATGTGGCTCGGAAAAAACGAAAGTTCTAGTTTTTGGATGACTGTTTTAACCGATTTAAAAGCTCGTGGTGTAGAAGATATTTTAATTACAGCTACCGATAATTTGAATGGATTTACCCAGACTATTCGCTCAATTTTTCCTGAATCTCAAACCCAAATCTGTGTAGTTCATCAAATTAGAAACGCCTGTAAATACGTGGTTTGGAAAGACAGAAAAGACTTTACTGCCGATATGAAGCACATCTATAATGCTCCAAATAAACAAGCGGCAGAAGCCGCTCTGAATGATTTTGCAGAAAAATGGGAATCCAAATATGCTTATGCGATAAAATCGTGGAGAGATAATTGGGACGAACTGACTGTATTTTTTGACTTTCCTTTGGAAATCCGTAAAATTATTTACACTACTAATTTAATTGAAAATCTCAATGGAAAAATCAGAAAATATACCAAAAACAAAATGTCTTTCCCTACGGATGATGCAGTCTTGAAGTCGGTTTTTCTTGCTTTAAAGGAAGCTACCAAAAAATGGTCAATGCCAATCCAAAATTGGGGTATTGTTTTAAACCAATTTATGCTTATTTTTGACAAAAGGCTCAGATTATAA
- a CDS encoding helix-turn-helix transcriptional regulator, whose translation MAKNEQMLRLLFIEEFLRRRKDRGATYPEIADYLESQFAEKGLELKFTERTFQRDKLAIADVFGIQISYSRKKNAHFIEEEELELSQESVFDQLLLVEAYRETKGKADVMFFEPRRARGLEHLNGLIHAITQKKVLSFTYQKFWENEKSSKVVMPYALREFKNRWYLLAADYQSKNPSFLLKTYGLDRISDLNISNTSFKRENIDIEKAYKNSFGIISTLGKETQEILLKFDREQANYIKALPLHHSQTIIAENETETIFRVSLVPTYDFQREILSYGKRVQVLAPESFIQELKAEVEIMLKNFSV comes from the coding sequence ATGGCAAAAAACGAACAAATGCTCAGACTGCTCTTTATAGAAGAGTTTTTACGCAGAAGAAAAGACCGAGGCGCCACTTATCCAGAAATTGCAGATTATCTAGAATCGCAGTTTGCAGAAAAAGGACTGGAACTCAAATTTACCGAACGCACTTTTCAGCGAGATAAACTGGCGATTGCAGATGTATTTGGGATTCAGATTTCTTATTCCCGAAAGAAAAATGCCCACTTCATAGAGGAAGAAGAACTGGAACTTTCCCAGGAAAGCGTTTTTGACCAATTGCTATTGGTGGAAGCCTACCGCGAAACCAAAGGAAAAGCAGATGTGATGTTTTTCGAGCCGAGAAGAGCCAGAGGTTTAGAACACCTTAATGGTTTGATTCATGCCATTACCCAAAAGAAAGTGCTTTCTTTTACCTATCAGAAATTTTGGGAAAACGAAAAATCCAGCAAAGTCGTTATGCCTTATGCGTTGAGGGAATTTAAAAACCGTTGGTACCTTTTAGCCGCCGATTATCAGTCCAAAAACCCCTCTTTTTTACTGAAAACTTACGGATTAGACCGCATTTCTGACCTCAATATCAGCAATACTTCTTTCAAAAGAGAGAATATTGATATAGAAAAGGCGTATAAAAATTCTTTTGGCATCATCAGTACTTTGGGCAAAGAAACACAGGAAATTCTGTTGAAATTTGACCGTGAACAAGCCAATTATATCAAAGCTTTGCCACTGCATCATTCCCAAACCATAATCGCGGAGAACGAAACGGAAACCATTTTTAGGGTGAGTTTGGTGCCTACTTATGATTTCCAAAGAGAGATTTTATCCTACGGAAAACGCGTGCAAGTTTTAGCGCCCGAAAGTTTTATCCAAGAACTGAAAGCAGAGGTAGAAATTATGCTGAAAAATTTTTCTGTGTAA
- a CDS encoding DUF6266 family protein produces the protein MMRAAPKASQKPPTEKQRLQRLKFSLAIEFTKPFLQITQQFFNQSAFSGERRNLLISYTLQNVIQVQDDEFTLLWNKFLVSSGDLSGFHHLDVALQDDALHLTWQDNSSQGFAQPNDEVHLLLVSENLEQVDFLENIAHRTSTQVTVPLPDWTVEHPAHFYIFMSNTARNQSCNSFYLGKLEQGLWR, from the coding sequence ATTATGCGAGCTGCTCCCAAAGCTTCTCAAAAACCACCCACAGAAAAACAACGCTTGCAGAGACTGAAGTTTTCTCTAGCGATAGAGTTTACCAAACCTTTTCTACAAATTACCCAACAATTCTTTAACCAAAGTGCTTTTTCGGGGGAGAGAAGGAATCTTTTGATTTCTTATACGCTGCAAAATGTGATTCAGGTGCAAGATGATGAGTTTACGCTGCTTTGGAACAAGTTTTTAGTTTCTAGTGGAGATTTAAGCGGTTTTCATCACTTAGACGTTGCGCTACAAGATGATGCGCTGCATCTTACTTGGCAAGACAATAGTTCACAAGGATTTGCACAGCCCAATGATGAGGTGCATCTCCTCTTAGTGAGTGAAAACCTAGAGCAGGTAGATTTTTTAGAAAATATCGCCCATAGAACTAGTACACAAGTTACAGTTCCTTTGCCAGATTGGACGGTAGAACATCCTGCCCATTTCTATATTTTTATGAGCAATACTGCACGCAATCAATCGTGCAATAGTTTTTATCTCGGGAAGCTAGAGCAGGGTTTATGGCGCTAA
- the trxA gene encoding thioredoxin: MAVELTDSNFQELVLNSDKPVLVDFWAAWCGPCRMLGPIIEELHDDFQGKAIVGKVDVDNNQQISMDYGIRNIPTVLIFKNGEVVDKFVGVAPKAAIAEKLNAYL, from the coding sequence ATGGCAGTAGAATTAACAGACAGCAACTTTCAAGAATTGGTATTAAATTCAGATAAACCAGTATTAGTAGATTTTTGGGCTGCTTGGTGTGGACCATGTAGAATGCTTGGACCAATCATTGAAGAACTTCATGATGATTTCCAAGGAAAAGCAATCGTAGGAAAAGTAGATGTAGATAATAATCAACAAATATCTATGGATTACGGAATCAGAAATATTCCTACTGTTTTGATTTTTAAGAACGGAGAAGTAGTAGATAAATTCGTAGGAGTAGCTCCTAAAGCGGCTATTGCAGAGAAATTAAATGCATACTTGTAA